One genomic window of Deltaproteobacteria bacterium includes the following:
- the fliS gene encoding flagellar export chaperone FliS produces the protein MLYERIFRPMAVIVWQAAYPVLAACILYEISRERRFIMTGGAYTAYNNSMAHMTDRNDKVLLMLYDGALKYVRFARIGIEEKSPKIRGENISKVMAILTELDCALDREIGGPLAENLSRLYRYMMDRLTVANMDSDAEALDEVERLLSELKEGFEGAVKEKCTEMPVHLEVEKYGTQRRFCLAI, from the coding sequence TTGCTCTATGAAAGAATCTTCAGACCAATGGCAGTAATTGTATGGCAAGCAGCCTACCCGGTGCTTGCTGCCTGTATCTTATATGAAATATCCAGAGAAAGGAGATTCATTATGACAGGCGGTGCATATACGGCCTATAATAATTCAATGGCTCACATGACCGACAGAAATGATAAGGTCCTGTTGATGCTTTATGACGGCGCACTGAAATATGTAAGGTTTGCACGGATAGGAATTGAGGAGAAGAGTCCCAAGATAAGGGGCGAGAATATCTCAAAGGTAATGGCGATCCTTACAGAGCTTGACTGTGCCCTGGACAGGGAAATAGGAGGCCCTCTGGCTGAAAATCTCTCCAGGCTGTACCGGTATATGATGGACCGGTTGACCGTTGCAAATATGGATAGTGATGCTGAGGCCCTTGATGAGGTGGAGAGACTCCTGTCTGAATTGAAAGAGGGATTCGAGGGAGCGGTTAAAGAGAAATGCACTGAAATGCCTGTTCACCTTGAGGTCGAGAAATACGGAACACAGAGGAGATT